One Phaseolus vulgaris cultivar G19833 chromosome 2, P. vulgaris v2.0, whole genome shotgun sequence DNA window includes the following coding sequences:
- the LOC137810636 gene encoding probable alpha,alpha-trehalose-phosphate synthase [UDP-forming] 9, translating to MASRSYANLLDLAGDLLDIPHTPRTIPRIMTVPGVISDLDASGRYDGDSDVSSSGYRERKILVANMLPLQAKRDIDTGKWCFSLDEDSILLQLKDGLPSDTEVIYVGSLKVEIEAHEQEVVAQKLLEDFNCIPTFLPHDLMKNFYLGFCKQQLWPLFHYMLPMFPDHGERFDRTLWKAYVSANKIFADKVMEIINPDDDFVWVHDYHLMVLPTFLRKRYNRVKLGFFLHSPFPSSEIYRTLPVRDEILRGLLNTDLIGFHTFDYARHFLSCCKRMLGLDYESKRGHIGLDYFGRTIFIKILPVGIHMGRLESVLNLQSTTAKLKEIQEEFKGRKVILGVDDMDIFKGISLKLLAVEQLLEQNRDLKGKVVLIQIVNPARSSGKGVQEAKRETYSIAQRINDTYGSNHYQPVILIDRPVPRFEKSAYYAVAECCIVNAVRDGMNLVPYKYIVCRQGTAQMDKALSRKSDSPRTSTIVVSEFIGCSPSLSGAIRVNPWNIDAVADALYSAVTMHDSEKQLRHEKHYRYVSSHDVAYWARSFMQDLERACKDHYTKRCWGMGLGLGFRVVSLSPGFRKLSVDHIVSAYKRTGKRAIFLDYDGTIVSKSSINKTPSPEAISVLNDMCNDPKNTVFIVSGRARDSLSKWLTSCKRIGLAAEHGYFLRWNKDSEWETSQLSSEFDWKKIVEPVMKLYTEATDGSNIETKESALVWHHEDADPDFGSCQAKELLNHLESVLANEPAVVTRGQHIVEVKPQGLNKGLVAEKILSTMVNSGNPPDFVMCVGDDISDEDMFESILRTVSCPSLPVVPEIFACTVGQKPSKAKYYLDDSADVMKLLQGLGGSSKPKPRHLAQFQVSFESTV from the exons ATGGCATCAAGATCATATGCTAACCTACTAGACTTAGCTGGAGATTTACTTGATATCCCTCATACACCAAGAACTATTCCAAGGATTATGACAGTTCCTGGAGTTATTTCTGACCTGGATGCTTCTGGTAGATATGATGGGGATTCCGATGTTAGTTCTTCTGGTTACCGGGAGAGGAAAATCCTTGTGGCAAACATGTTGCCATTACAGGCTAAGAGAGATATAGACACTGGTAAATGGTGTTTCAGTTTGGATGAGGATTCAATTCTGTTACAATTAAAAGATGGTCTTCCTTCTGATACTGAGGTGATCTATGTGGGATCCCTCAAGGTTGAAATAGAGGCCCACGAGCAGGAAGTAGTTGCTCAGAAATTACTGGAGGATTTTAATTGCATACCTACCTTTTTACCCCATGATCTCATGAAAAACTTTTATCTTGGCTTTTGCAAACAGCAGCTTTGGCCTCTCTTTCATTACATGCTACCTATGTTCCCTGATCATGGTGAGCGGTTTGACCGCACGCTTTGGAAGGCTTATGTTTCTGCAAACAAAATATTTGCAGACAAGGTTATGGAAATAATCAATCCTGATGATGATTTTGTTTGGGTTCATGACTATCACTTGATGGTTTTGCCTACATTCCTGAGGAAGCGGTATAATCGTGTTAAACTTGGATTCTTTCTTCACAGTCCTTTCCCTTCATCTGAAATTTACCGAACTTTGCCAGTAAGGGATGAAATTTTGAGGGGACTGTTGAATACTGATTTAATTGGTTTCCACACATTTGATTATGCTCGCCACTTTCTCTCTTGTTGCAAAAGAATGCTAGGTCTTGACTATGAATCTAAACGAGGACATATAGGACTTGATTACTTCGGCCGTACtatatttatcaaaattttgcCTGTAGGCATTCATATGGGTAGGCTTGAATCTGTATTAAATCTCCAATCTACAACGGCTAAACTGAAAGAGATTCAGGAAGAGTTTAAGGGTAGGAAGGTGATTCTTGGTGTTGATGACATGGATATATTTAAGGGCATCAGTCTGAAGCTTCTAGCTGTTGAGCAGCTTCTGGAACAGAATCGAGATTTGAAGGGCAAAGTTGTCCTGATACAAATTGTGAATCCTGCTAGGAGTTCGGGCAAGGGTGTTCAGGAAGCAAAAAGGGAAACATATTCAATTGCCCAGAGGATTAATGATACGTATGGCTCAAACCATTACCAGCCAGTTATTCTCATTGACCGTCCTGTTCCTCGTTTTGAGAAGAGTGCCTATTATGCTGTAGCAGAATGTTGTATTGTTAATGCTGTGAGGGATGGTATGAACTTAGTCCCGTACAAGTATATTGTCTGCAGACAAGGAACTGCACAGATGGATAAAGCTTTGAGTAGAAAAAGTGATTCTCCCCGTACAAGCACGATAGTTGTGTCTGAGTTCATCGGTTGTTCTCCTTCTCTAAGTGGAGCAATCAGGGTCAATCCCTGGAACATAGATGCTGTGGCTGATGCTCTGTATTCAGCTGTTACTATGCATGATTCAGAGAAGCAATTGAGGCATGAGAAACACTACAGGTACGTCAGTTCTCATGATGTGGCATATTGGGCACGCAGCTTTATGCAGGATTTGGAGAGAGCATGCAAAGATCATTACACCAAAAGGTGCTGGGGAATGGGTTTGGGCCTAGGGTTTAGAGTTGTTTCTCTTTCTCCTGGTTTTAGAAAATTGTCTGTCGATCACATTGTTTCAGCATACAAAAGAACCGGTAAAAGAGCTATATTTCTTGATTATGATGGTACTATCGTATCAAAGTCTTCTATAAACAAAACCCCCAGCCCTGAAGCCATATCCGTGCTAAATGATATGTGTAATGATCCTAAAAATACCGTCTTCATTGTGAGTGGAAGGGCAAGAGATTCTTTAAGTAAGTGGCTTACTTCATGCAAAAGGATTGGACTTGCTGCCGAACATGGATACTTTCTAAG GTGGAATAAAGATTCTGAGTGGGAAACCAGTCAGTTGTCTTCTGAGTTTGATTGGAAGAAGATTGTTGAACCTGTCATGAAATTGTATACGGAGGCAACTGATGGATCTAATATTGAAACTAAGGAAAGTGCTTTGGTGTGGCACCATGAAGATGCGGACCCTGATTTTGGCTCCTGCCAGGCCAAAGAATTGTTAAATCATCTGGAAAGTGTCCTTGCCAATGAACCTGCAGTTGTCACCCGGGGCCAGCATATTGTTGAAGTCAAGCCACAG GGGTTAAACAAGGGGTTGGTAGCTGAAAAGATTCTTTCCACTATGGTTAATAGTGGTAATCCGCCAGATTTTGTGATGTGCGTAGGAGATGACATTTCCGATGAAGACATGTTTGAGAGCATATTAAGGACAGTTTCATGCCCATCACTGCCGGTAGTTCCAGAGATATTTGCTTGCACTGTTGGGCAGAAACCGAGCAAGGCCAAATATTATCTGGATGATTCTGCTGATGTGATGAAGCTGCTTCAAGGCCTGGGTGGTTCATCTAAACCAAAGCCCAGGCATCTGGCACAATTCCAAGTTTCCTTTGAGAGCACGGTTTGA